A window from Corynebacterium singulare encodes these proteins:
- a CDS encoding ArsA family ATPase: MLLTPIMFFGGKGGVGKTTLATATALRLAQEGRDVLLVSTDPAHNLGHIWDAVLSDVPTTVHPHLDLIEIDPARVTEEHLGGVAKHMRRFMPERLHREVDRHLDLARHSPGTHEAAMLERIAELLECRADYDHIVFDTAPSGHTSRLMALPELMAAYTDGLLARREKSDKFGAVVRGMTSAEKSVSASSMDPVDRRNQEIRSTLLKRRHRFEHLRSALTDSSTTSFFLVLTADRTPVLETAEFFEDLTANGVHVGGLVVNRRTPNSEDDFLQQRRASEDEALDLLMQKLPRQRVVEIPWLPYEVSTPDALSALADSLPRSP, translated from the coding sequence ATGCTGCTAACCCCCATCATGTTTTTCGGAGGCAAGGGCGGCGTGGGCAAAACCACGCTGGCTACCGCCACCGCGCTACGCCTGGCCCAGGAGGGCAGGGACGTCCTGCTCGTCTCCACGGATCCGGCCCACAACCTAGGCCACATTTGGGACGCTGTGCTTTCCGACGTCCCCACTACTGTCCACCCCCACCTCGACCTCATAGAAATCGACCCGGCGCGGGTAACGGAAGAGCACCTGGGGGGCGTCGCCAAGCACATGCGACGGTTTATGCCGGAGCGCCTACACCGCGAAGTCGATCGACACCTGGACCTGGCCCGGCATTCGCCGGGCACGCACGAGGCGGCGATGCTGGAGCGCATCGCGGAACTCCTAGAGTGCCGTGCGGACTACGACCACATTGTTTTCGATACCGCACCTTCAGGACATACCTCGCGGCTTATGGCGCTCCCTGAGTTGATGGCCGCCTACACCGATGGACTGCTCGCGCGGCGCGAGAAGTCCGATAAATTCGGCGCGGTGGTTCGCGGCATGACATCGGCGGAAAAGTCCGTATCCGCCAGCTCCATGGACCCGGTGGACCGCCGAAACCAGGAGATTCGCTCCACTTTGCTCAAGCGGCGGCACCGGTTTGAACACCTGCGCAGCGCACTGACCGATTCCTCCACCACCTCTTTCTTCCTCGTCCTCACCGCCGACCGCACCCCGGTGCTGGAGACTGCCGAGTTCTTCGAGGACCTCACCGCCAACGGAGTGCACGTGGGCGGCCTCGTGGTCAACCGCCGCACGCCGAACAGCGAGGATGACTTCCTGCAGCAGCGTCGAGCCTCCGAGGATGAGGCACTGGATCTTCTGATGCAGAAGCTCCCCCGTCAGCGGGTCGTGGAAATCCCCTGGCTGCCGTATGAAGTTTCTACTCCGGACGCGTTGAGTGCACTGGCGGATTCCCTACCACGAAGTCCTTGA
- a CDS encoding LysR family transcriptional regulator encodes MNLEDVRGVVAVADHGLVGAAADSLGLSQPALTRRVQRVEAEVGASLFQRSGRRLALNSRGRAFVDQARRMLNAEAAARDAVARLMDPERGTVRLDFMHSLGTWMVPELLKAYRTEHPHVDIRLHQGAARVLVERVLAGESDLALVGPRPGTDSAVGWHQLKLQRLGLAVPEGHWAAGRASVRLDDFADEPFIGMLPGYGTRMLLDDLTAHAGFSPRLVFESMELTTVAGLVAAGLGSALLPLDDPYLHTSNLIPLEPAAYRELGLVWRIGDEAPPVERFKDFVVGNPPVHSTRPE; translated from the coding sequence ATGAATCTGGAGGATGTGCGCGGCGTTGTCGCCGTGGCTGACCACGGGCTCGTCGGCGCGGCGGCGGATTCCCTCGGACTCTCCCAGCCCGCGCTAACCCGCCGCGTCCAGCGTGTCGAGGCGGAGGTCGGCGCGAGCCTCTTCCAGCGCAGTGGGCGGCGTCTCGCGCTCAACTCGCGGGGGCGGGCCTTTGTTGATCAGGCGCGGCGCATGCTCAACGCCGAGGCCGCTGCGCGCGATGCCGTGGCCCGCCTCATGGATCCGGAGCGGGGCACGGTGCGGCTGGATTTTATGCACTCCCTCGGCACATGGATGGTGCCGGAGCTGCTCAAGGCCTACCGCACCGAGCACCCACATGTGGATATCCGCCTGCACCAGGGGGCGGCGCGGGTGCTTGTGGAGCGCGTGCTGGCGGGCGAGTCGGATCTCGCACTCGTGGGACCGCGCCCGGGCACGGACTCCGCGGTGGGCTGGCACCAGCTCAAACTGCAACGCCTCGGTCTCGCGGTGCCGGAGGGGCACTGGGCCGCGGGCCGGGCGAGTGTGCGCCTCGACGACTTCGCGGATGAGCCTTTCATCGGCATGTTGCCGGGCTATGGAACGCGCATGCTTCTCGATGACCTCACGGCCCACGCCGGCTTTTCGCCCCGGCTTGTCTTCGAATCAATGGAGCTGACCACCGTGGCCGGCCTGGTGGCCGCGGGATTGGGCTCGGCGCTCTTGCCGCTTGATGACCCGTATCTCCACACCAGCAACCTTATCCCGCTGGAACCCGCGGCCTACCGCGAGCTGGGACTGGTGTGGCGCATCGGGGATGAAGCCCCGCCCGTCGAACGCTTCAAGGACTTCGTGGTAGGGAATCCGCCAGTGCACTCAACGCGTCCGGAGTAG
- a CDS encoding MFS transporter has protein sequence MTRTRRATIAMLFVGLAIFSCLYPTQAMLPTLVDDMGMSSTEAAMTISAATGALAICVIPVSIISERIGRGKLLLASSIAATLIGMLVPLAPNPEILIATRALQGAVIAGAPATAMAWISEELESHYVARAMGLYIAGTTIGGLTGRLIPTGLLELTSWRWALLGSSLVTLILAIIAAILLPHQQNFTPKEIHFRSELSAIFRHGHDTRLIPLFIVAFVAMGTFVSLYNFLGFRLIHHFHLSPGLAGLVFLFYLTGTWSSARAGRLVSQLGHATTLLLSCVLFAAGIVLCAGPLIPTLLGIILLTIGFFAAHSTASGWVGHIATHDRAEASSLYVFFYYLGSSVLGALSGMLFDALPWPGFIGVYAVLALGIAGMSWAVRKNG, from the coding sequence ATGACGAGAACCCGGCGCGCCACCATCGCCATGCTCTTCGTGGGCCTGGCAATTTTTTCCTGCCTCTACCCCACCCAAGCCATGCTGCCCACCTTGGTGGACGACATGGGCATGTCCTCCACCGAAGCCGCCATGACCATTTCCGCTGCGACCGGCGCGCTCGCCATCTGCGTCATCCCCGTCTCAATCATCTCCGAGCGCATCGGCCGTGGAAAACTATTGTTGGCCTCCAGCATCGCAGCAACGCTCATCGGCATGCTCGTGCCCTTGGCCCCCAATCCGGAAATTCTCATCGCCACCCGCGCCCTCCAAGGCGCGGTCATTGCCGGCGCGCCGGCCACCGCCATGGCCTGGATTTCGGAAGAGTTGGAATCACACTACGTCGCCCGCGCCATGGGCCTCTACATCGCCGGCACGACCATCGGCGGCCTCACCGGCCGTCTCATCCCCACCGGCCTGCTTGAACTCACCTCTTGGCGCTGGGCGCTTTTGGGCTCCAGCCTGGTCACACTCATTCTGGCCATCATCGCCGCGATCCTTCTTCCCCACCAGCAGAATTTCACGCCCAAGGAAATTCACTTCCGTTCGGAGCTCAGCGCCATTTTCCGGCACGGGCACGACACCCGCCTCATTCCTCTGTTCATCGTGGCCTTCGTAGCGATGGGCACGTTTGTCTCGCTCTACAACTTCCTCGGTTTTCGGCTCATCCACCATTTCCACCTCTCACCCGGCCTAGCTGGCCTGGTCTTCCTCTTCTATCTCACGGGCACGTGGTCCTCGGCACGAGCGGGCCGGCTTGTCTCGCAGCTGGGCCACGCTACTACTCTCCTGCTTTCCTGCGTGCTCTTCGCAGCGGGGATTGTGCTGTGCGCCGGTCCCCTCATCCCCACCTTGCTGGGAATTATCTTGCTCACCATCGGTTTCTTTGCCGCGCACTCGACAGCCTCAGGCTGGGTAGGCCACATTGCGACTCATGACCGCGCCGAGGCCTCCAGCCTCTATGTCTTCTTTTACTACCTGGGCAGTTCCGTCCTGGGCGCACTGTCCGGCATGCTTTTCGACGCCCTCCCCTGGCCCGGCTTCATCGGTGTCTACGCCGTGCTGGCCCTAGGCATTGCGGGCATGAGTTGGGCTGTGAGAAAAAACGGATAA
- a CDS encoding TM0106 family RecB-like putative nuclease, translating to MKDVLVATDLVGCRYRLVQRRAHPDTPRTPTGQARAERHAAAIEAALALIPRTGPGRFRRIDLEGTDFERAMATLEALAYGYTHITNAVFSTDEWMVRVELLVRDGDNYSPVIVSDHRVARPNENGRTLVVPTHRLGLSEPLPAKYKVKHHAIDGYRLALAARGLEEVGLNSGRGATIGQDRSQAFVAETAHYPVDAALAQPLPEGPRRVKECASCRFWHLCQPELEARDDISLFLPGDRANPYRERGITTVQALIDASLGTPSALAAAWRDGIPLLRRSTISVPRADVEVDVDMEAYLDQGAYLWGARLNGEYIPFVTWEPLGGRAEAENFAEFWEWLMGVRAQAHTEGKTFAAYCYSAHGENHWMRRSAQRFRHPGLEEVEEFISSEEWVDMFVHVKRSFAGTAGLSLKTVAPVAGFEWPEEFDGEESVNARRAALAGDAYAREQILRYNAGDVTATSVVREWMSAGAPGVPPLDA from the coding sequence GTGAAAGATGTGCTCGTCGCCACGGACCTCGTGGGCTGCCGCTATCGCCTCGTGCAGCGCCGCGCACATCCGGATACCCCGCGCACCCCAACGGGCCAGGCTCGGGCCGAGCGTCACGCCGCGGCCATTGAGGCCGCCCTTGCCCTGATTCCGCGCACAGGGCCCGGGCGCTTTCGTCGCATTGACCTTGAGGGCACAGATTTTGAGCGGGCCATGGCCACGCTTGAGGCGCTTGCGTACGGCTATACCCACATTACGAACGCGGTCTTTTCCACCGACGAGTGGATGGTTCGCGTGGAGCTGCTCGTCCGCGATGGTGACAACTACAGCCCCGTCATCGTGTCTGACCACCGCGTGGCCCGGCCGAATGAGAATGGTCGAACTCTCGTGGTTCCCACGCACCGCCTGGGGCTGAGCGAGCCTTTGCCGGCGAAATACAAGGTCAAGCATCATGCGATTGATGGTTATCGTTTGGCTCTCGCCGCCCGTGGCCTCGAGGAGGTGGGCTTGAACTCCGGGCGCGGCGCCACGATTGGACAGGATCGCAGCCAGGCTTTTGTTGCGGAGACTGCACATTATCCCGTCGATGCTGCACTGGCCCAGCCCCTTCCGGAGGGCCCGCGCCGCGTCAAGGAGTGTGCCTCCTGCCGCTTCTGGCACCTGTGTCAGCCGGAACTTGAAGCCCGCGATGATATCTCGCTCTTCCTTCCGGGGGACCGCGCGAACCCTTATCGTGAGCGCGGAATCACAACGGTGCAGGCGCTTATCGACGCCTCCCTCGGCACCCCCTCCGCCCTCGCCGCCGCCTGGCGCGACGGCATTCCGCTGCTACGCCGCAGTACAATCAGCGTTCCCCGGGCCGACGTCGAGGTGGATGTCGATATGGAGGCTTACCTTGACCAAGGTGCCTACCTGTGGGGCGCGCGCCTCAATGGCGAGTACATCCCGTTCGTGACTTGGGAGCCGCTGGGCGGCCGTGCCGAGGCGGAGAACTTCGCGGAATTCTGGGAGTGGCTCATGGGCGTGCGTGCCCAGGCCCACACGGAGGGCAAGACCTTCGCCGCGTATTGTTATTCGGCCCATGGTGAAAACCACTGGATGCGCCGCTCCGCGCAGCGCTTCCGGCATCCTGGCCTGGAGGAGGTGGAGGAGTTCATTTCCTCGGAGGAGTGGGTGGACATGTTTGTTCATGTCAAGCGCAGTTTCGCGGGCACGGCTGGCCTCAGCCTCAAGACCGTGGCCCCCGTTGCGGGGTTTGAGTGGCCGGAGGAGTTCGACGGCGAGGAATCCGTTAATGCCCGCCGCGCCGCCCTGGCCGGTGACGCGTACGCCCGTGAGCAGATCCTGCGCTACAACGCCGGTGACGTGACCGCCACCTCTGTGGTCCGCGAGTGGATGTCTGCCGGCGCGCCGGGCGTCCCACCGTTGGACGCCTAA
- a CDS encoding DUF6474 family protein: protein MSLIKKIRKARREARAEVKAAKTRAKAEVKAADKAKHRQQKLLAKQEKALIKSEEKGLKKRRKHEYKMAQKELERIKEGRFNKNNVKRYAGALRTAAPLLLPLIYRGITAAQREIENKRAQKAGVSADQLASFAGHGAPLKARTAGVRNSLKDANVPAGFKRDVKERLNELDAAIDNAEYMTEQQRQRAHRSISGEIDSINADIQAKLRA, encoded by the coding sequence ATGAGCTTGATCAAGAAGATCCGCAAGGCCCGCCGTGAGGCGCGCGCTGAGGTCAAGGCTGCTAAGACCCGCGCCAAGGCCGAGGTCAAGGCCGCCGACAAGGCCAAGCACCGTCAACAGAAGCTGCTGGCCAAGCAAGAGAAGGCCCTCATCAAGTCCGAGGAAAAGGGCCTGAAGAAGCGCCGCAAGCACGAGTACAAGATGGCCCAAAAAGAACTCGAGCGTATTAAAGAAGGCCGATTTAACAAGAACAACGTCAAGCGCTACGCCGGTGCCCTGCGCACCGCTGCTCCGCTGTTGCTGCCGCTTATCTACCGTGGAATTACCGCAGCCCAGCGCGAAATTGAGAACAAGCGCGCGCAGAAGGCCGGCGTGTCCGCTGACCAGCTCGCGTCCTTCGCTGGCCACGGCGCACCGCTCAAGGCTCGCACCGCCGGCGTGCGCAACTCCCTCAAGGACGCCAACGTGCCGGCGGGCTTCAAGCGTGACGTCAAGGAGCGCCTCAACGAGCTTGATGCGGCAATTGATAACGCCGAGTACATGACCGAGCAGCAGCGCCAGCGCGCACACCGCTCGATCTCCGGCGAGATTGACTCCATCAACGCCGATATCCAGGCCAAGCTGCGCGCCTAA
- a CDS encoding histone-like nucleoid-structuring protein Lsr2, which yields MARREVTQFFDDLDNSPLTEEELTVIRFSVDGKDYLLDVSRENADKFHAALEPFVKAARHPVKTETRRYKPSDVREWAAKHGYDVAERGKIRNDVILAYRDANNL from the coding sequence ATGGCACGCCGTGAAGTAACGCAGTTCTTTGATGACCTTGATAATAGCCCGCTTACTGAGGAAGAACTTACCGTCATCCGTTTCAGCGTTGATGGCAAGGACTACCTCTTGGATGTTTCCCGCGAAAATGCGGACAAGTTTCATGCCGCGTTGGAGCCTTTTGTCAAGGCGGCACGCCACCCGGTAAAGACGGAAACTCGCCGCTACAAGCCGTCTGATGTTCGCGAATGGGCAGCCAAGCACGGCTACGACGTGGCAGAGCGCGGCAAGATTCGCAATGACGTTATTTTGGCCTACCGCGACGCCAACAATCTTTAA
- a CDS encoding LuxR C-terminal-related transcriptional regulator → MIRVLLADDHEIVRLGLRSVLEGAEDIEVVGEVATAEAAVSAAQAGGIDVLLMDLRFGAGIEGTRVMGGAEATAAIRYSMDNPPKVLVVTNYDTDADILGAIESGAVGYLLKDAPPAELLAAVRSAAEGDSALSPVVADKLMTRVRTPRTSLTPRELEVLKLVAAGSSNREIGVELMLSEATVKSHLVHIYDKLGVRSRTSAVAAAREQGVL, encoded by the coding sequence GTGATTAGGGTCTTGCTTGCCGATGACCACGAGATCGTGCGCCTGGGCTTACGCTCTGTGCTCGAGGGCGCTGAGGACATCGAGGTGGTGGGCGAGGTCGCCACGGCTGAAGCCGCGGTCTCCGCTGCACAAGCAGGTGGTATCGACGTCCTCCTCATGGACCTGCGCTTTGGTGCGGGCATTGAAGGTACCCGCGTTATGGGTGGCGCGGAAGCCACCGCCGCCATCCGCTACTCCATGGATAACCCGCCCAAGGTCCTCGTGGTGACGAACTATGACACGGACGCCGACATCCTCGGGGCTATTGAATCCGGTGCAGTGGGCTACCTGCTCAAGGACGCGCCACCCGCCGAGCTCCTCGCAGCGGTGCGCTCCGCGGCGGAGGGCGACTCGGCACTCTCACCCGTGGTGGCGGACAAGCTCATGACGCGAGTGCGCACCCCGCGCACCTCCCTCACCCCGCGCGAGCTTGAGGTGCTCAAGCTGGTTGCCGCCGGTTCCTCAAACCGCGAGATCGGTGTGGAGCTCATGCTGTCCGAGGCAACCGTGAAATCCCATCTCGTCCACATCTACGACAAGTTAGGCGTGCGCTCGCGCACTTCTGCTGTGGCGGCTGCCCGCGAGCAGGGAGTTCTTTAA
- a CDS encoding sensor histidine kinase, with product MTSTLDHRSVDSDALRNGIHILTATLLVVAILTTVRLPLWQGVLNLLLLVSFAVVYFGGSVYLETLPRIARYGWLAILTVLWLADMVVAPAAIYLVFSLYFVYLYVLEMIPGIVCVLVATVAAVLVQVPGGLTFGGIMGPAVSALVTIAISYAFSALNRMNRELMETRSQLAESEREAGMTAERQRIAHEIHDTLAQGLSSIQMLLHAADRDLDSENIPKAHERIELARRTAADNLHEARAMIAALQPAALSETSLGAALGRMAENFAATGDVEVMVDVEGEPQQLPMKVEAALLRIAQGAVGNVVKHAHATKARVTVTYEPDEVRVDVVDNGRGFDVEAVENRPAGLGHIGLSAMSRRAEELGGDVVIESTPGTGTAVSVSVPLNNDVD from the coding sequence ATGACCTCCACACTAGACCACCGTTCGGTTGACTCGGATGCGTTGCGCAACGGTATTCACATCCTGACCGCAACGCTTCTGGTGGTGGCCATCCTCACCACCGTGCGTTTGCCGCTGTGGCAGGGCGTGCTTAACCTGCTGCTGCTCGTGTCCTTCGCCGTGGTCTACTTTGGTGGCTCGGTCTACTTAGAGACACTGCCGCGCATCGCCCGCTATGGCTGGCTCGCCATCCTCACGGTGTTGTGGCTGGCGGATATGGTGGTGGCGCCGGCGGCCATCTACCTGGTCTTCTCCCTGTACTTTGTGTACCTCTACGTGCTGGAGATGATCCCCGGCATTGTGTGTGTCCTCGTAGCCACGGTGGCGGCGGTGCTCGTGCAGGTGCCAGGCGGGTTGACCTTCGGCGGCATCATGGGGCCGGCGGTCTCGGCGCTCGTCACCATCGCGATTTCCTATGCCTTCAGTGCCCTGAACAGGATGAACCGTGAGCTTATGGAAACCCGCTCCCAGCTAGCAGAGTCCGAGCGTGAAGCGGGCATGACGGCGGAGCGCCAGCGCATCGCTCATGAAATCCACGACACCCTGGCCCAGGGCCTGTCTTCGATTCAAATGCTCCTGCATGCCGCCGATCGTGACCTGGACTCAGAAAACATCCCCAAAGCCCACGAACGAATCGAACTTGCGCGTCGCACCGCCGCGGATAACCTGCACGAGGCCCGCGCGATGATTGCTGCTCTCCAGCCGGCGGCTCTCTCGGAGACTTCCCTTGGGGCAGCGCTGGGCCGCATGGCGGAGAACTTCGCCGCCACCGGTGACGTGGAGGTCATGGTGGACGTCGAGGGCGAGCCACAGCAGCTGCCCATGAAGGTGGAGGCGGCGCTGTTGCGGATTGCGCAGGGCGCGGTGGGGAACGTCGTCAAGCATGCTCACGCGACTAAGGCCCGGGTGACCGTCACGTATGAGCCGGACGAGGTGCGCGTGGACGTGGTTGATAACGGGCGGGGTTTTGATGTGGAAGCCGTGGAGAATAGGCCGGCCGGATTAGGCCATATTGGGCTCAGTGCCATGAGCCGCCGCGCGGAGGAGCTTGGGGGTGACGTCGTGATTGAATCCACACCAGGGACGGGCACGGCGGTCTCAGTTAGTGTGCCCTTAAATAACGATGTAGATTAA
- a CDS encoding DUF2020 domain-containing protein, translating to MRHSLLPRLAACLIGISLVTTGCTDGNRPTEATPPSAPTAATGATGATGATGATTDDATDDAPDSPAVTGDGLPVTASAEVTDWEDCPYLDTQWVADTNGQRMTRWGVDKRFGTPACVFWSYPEEPQATVIVREMPSVDEARAVVDAAAPVNETELAEFDGWSGGRGVFEEHSVFAVQKDTHAVLVWSNQLQTLKPQLIAQEAISRLGL from the coding sequence ATGCGCCACAGCCTACTGCCCCGCCTTGCTGCCTGTCTGATCGGTATCAGCCTTGTCACCACCGGCTGCACAGACGGTAATCGGCCCACGGAAGCGACACCGCCCAGCGCCCCCACTGCGGCGACAGGGGCGACGGGAGCTACGGGGGCTACGGGGGCAACTACGGACGACGCCACCGATGACGCGCCCGACTCCCCTGCAGTCACCGGCGACGGCCTCCCCGTCACTGCCTCTGCCGAGGTGACCGACTGGGAAGACTGCCCCTACCTGGACACCCAATGGGTAGCGGATACGAATGGGCAGAGGATGACTCGGTGGGGCGTCGACAAGCGCTTTGGCACCCCTGCCTGCGTGTTCTGGTCTTACCCGGAGGAACCCCAAGCCACCGTCATTGTGCGCGAGATGCCCAGCGTGGACGAGGCGCGCGCCGTCGTTGACGCCGCTGCACCGGTGAATGAAACGGAGCTGGCTGAGTTCGACGGTTGGTCCGGTGGGCGGGGCGTGTTTGAGGAGCACTCTGTCTTCGCCGTGCAGAAAGATACCCACGCGGTTCTCGTGTGGTCGAACCAGTTGCAGACACTCAAGCCGCAACTCATCGCGCAGGAGGCCATCTCCCGCTTGGGGCTCTAG
- a CDS encoding class E sortase, with translation MPQPTTRRKTTVSSVIGELMLTVGVLLLLFALYESYWTNIESGHLQEEANETLQEEWRNPRGQGHAPKLGEAFARLYIPAFGSDFAFAVLEGTNEDDLLRGPGRYPDTQMPGEKGNFAVAGHRVGKGAPFNDLGNLQTCDAIVIETFTEWITYRVLPIDGASADCFSSEQREKPEYQKIQGRHITLPGDVSVLQPIPGTPPEAGIEASEGLLTLTTCHPQFSNAERMIIHAMETDREPKSSGSDDNHRPAVLEEN, from the coding sequence ATGCCACAGCCCACGACGCGCAGAAAGACAACGGTGAGCTCAGTCATTGGTGAGCTTATGCTCACCGTCGGCGTGCTGCTCTTGCTCTTTGCGCTTTATGAGTCTTATTGGACCAATATTGAGTCCGGTCACCTGCAGGAGGAAGCCAACGAGACCCTGCAGGAGGAGTGGCGCAACCCGCGCGGCCAGGGGCACGCGCCCAAGCTGGGTGAAGCCTTCGCGCGTCTTTATATCCCAGCGTTCGGTTCGGACTTTGCCTTCGCCGTGCTGGAGGGCACCAACGAGGATGATCTCTTGCGCGGGCCAGGGCGCTATCCGGACACGCAGATGCCTGGTGAGAAGGGGAATTTTGCCGTGGCAGGCCACCGCGTGGGGAAAGGCGCGCCGTTCAATGACCTAGGTAACCTTCAGACGTGTGATGCCATTGTCATCGAGACGTTCACGGAGTGGATTACCTATCGCGTGCTACCGATTGACGGCGCTTCGGCGGACTGCTTCAGCTCAGAGCAGCGCGAGAAACCGGAATACCAGAAGATTCAAGGCCGCCACATCACCCTTCCTGGTGATGTCAGCGTGCTGCAGCCCATCCCTGGAACACCGCCGGAAGCTGGGATCGAGGCCAGCGAGGGCTTGTTGACCCTCACCACATGCCACCCGCAGTTCTCCAACGCGGAGCGCATGATTATCCATGCCATGGAGACCGACCGCGAGCCCAAGTCTTCTGGCTCGGATGACAACCACCGCCCCGCCGTCCTGGAGGAGAACTAA
- the yidC gene encoding membrane protein insertase YidC, which produces MTELTVVFLRVVGCGMVPTLAPVPYRYPTQDEEESTMLELFMYPVSGIMKLWHLLFASFLDGSLAWILTIVFLVVTVRGIIAPLNWLAVKQGRIGALMRPEMTELNAQLREVTEVDQAVELYTQQRELKERFRHNPMLGCFPSFIIVPAFIGLYQVVLRVSGSANEPVGMLTLDNVSSFRASTIFGVPLTDFAREHHDLVLPMLIAALTFTSLNTLITLYRGYLTTLFDEKIPRRLLWLMAIMVVIIPWMLWTVAWHGPIPVTIIFYWGCSYLFTLLQTLVYEAILRKRYPLPEAVHEQRRESIERWRTKEKKRKKKAAKERFKANPEQKEASAAARKRHAKILAEAKKIVKSNNRQEGPTAAE; this is translated from the coding sequence ATGACTGAGCTCACCGTTGTCTTTCTGCGCGTCGTGGGCTGTGGCATGGTTCCTACACTAGCCCCTGTACCGTATAGGTACCCCACTCAGGACGAAGAGGAGTCCACGATGCTCGAGTTATTCATGTACCCGGTCTCCGGAATCATGAAACTGTGGCACCTGCTTTTTGCTTCCTTCCTGGATGGTTCACTGGCCTGGATCCTCACCATCGTCTTCCTGGTGGTGACGGTGCGCGGAATCATCGCGCCGTTGAACTGGCTCGCTGTGAAACAAGGCCGCATCGGTGCCCTCATGCGGCCTGAGATGACGGAGCTCAACGCCCAGCTCCGCGAGGTCACGGAGGTTGACCAAGCTGTCGAGCTCTACACCCAGCAGCGCGAACTCAAGGAACGCTTCCGCCACAATCCCATGTTGGGGTGCTTCCCGTCCTTCATTATCGTCCCTGCTTTTATCGGCCTCTACCAGGTTGTCCTCCGGGTATCCGGCTCCGCCAACGAGCCGGTGGGGATGCTGACGCTTGACAACGTCTCCTCCTTCCGCGCCTCCACCATCTTCGGCGTGCCCCTCACGGATTTTGCGCGTGAGCACCACGACCTTGTGCTGCCGATGCTCATTGCCGCGCTGACGTTTACCTCACTGAACACGCTCATCACGCTGTACCGTGGCTACCTCACCACGCTCTTCGATGAGAAGATCCCGCGCCGTTTGCTCTGGCTGATGGCGATCATGGTGGTCATCATCCCGTGGATGCTGTGGACCGTAGCCTGGCACGGCCCGATTCCCGTCACCATCATCTTCTACTGGGGCTGCTCCTACCTCTTCACGCTGCTCCAGACTTTGGTTTACGAGGCGATCCTACGCAAGCGCTACCCGCTTCCCGAGGCCGTGCATGAGCAGCGACGAGAAAGCATTGAGCGGTGGCGCACAAAGGAAAAGAAGAGGAAGAAGAAAGCTGCAAAGGAGCGCTTTAAGGCGAACCCCGAGCAGAAGGAAGCATCCGCGGCGGCCCGAAAACGCCATGCCAAAATCCTGGCTGAGGCCAAGAAGATTGTTAAATCGAATAATCGGCAGGAGGGGCCGACAGCAGCTGAATAG
- a CDS encoding TetR/AcrR family transcriptional regulator encodes MAEKKSRRNRPSPRSRLLDSATRLFTTEGIRVIGIDRILREADVAKASLYSLFGSKDALVIAYVEALDEQYRADWHQRTEDVTDAESKILAFFDKAIEEQPTIEYRGSHFLNAAGEYPRPETDAERGIVAACVEHRSWMHSTITALLNAKNGYPSEDQASQLLIFLDGGLAGARLTRESAPLVTAKQLAIQLLSAPPADYSI; translated from the coding sequence ATGGCCGAAAAGAAGTCGCGCCGCAATCGCCCGAGCCCGCGCAGCCGACTACTTGATTCCGCCACGCGGCTCTTTACCACTGAAGGAATCCGTGTCATTGGAATCGACCGCATTCTGCGCGAAGCTGACGTGGCCAAGGCATCGTTGTACTCCCTTTTCGGCTCCAAGGACGCCCTCGTCATTGCGTACGTTGAGGCGCTTGATGAGCAGTACCGCGCGGACTGGCACCAGCGCACCGAGGATGTCACGGATGCGGAGAGCAAAATCCTCGCCTTCTTTGACAAAGCCATTGAGGAACAGCCCACGATTGAATACCGCGGCTCGCACTTCCTCAACGCTGCGGGAGAATATCCGCGTCCGGAAACCGATGCGGAACGCGGCATTGTTGCCGCGTGTGTGGAACACCGTTCGTGGATGCACTCCACCATTACGGCACTGCTCAACGCCAAGAATGGTTACCCCTCAGAAGACCAGGCCAGTCAGCTCCTCATCTTCCTTGACGGAGGGCTTGCCGGCGCACGGCTCACTCGTGAGTCAGCTCCGCTGGTAACTGCGAAGCAGCTGGCTATTCAGCTGCTGTCGGCCCCTCCTGCCGATTATTCGATTTAA
- a CDS encoding GlsB/YeaQ/YmgE family stress response membrane protein, with product MGLGLGFFGSIIVGIIAGWLAEKIMKRDQGLFTNLIVGVIGGLIGGGLLALFNKDVSDSWFLMIITATVGACILLWIVGAITGRKK from the coding sequence ATGGGACTTGGTCTCGGATTCTTTGGCTCAATCATCGTTGGTATCATCGCCGGCTGGCTCGCAGAGAAGATCATGAAGCGCGATCAGGGACTGTTCACCAACCTCATCGTCGGTGTTATCGGCGGTCTTATTGGTGGTGGACTGCTGGCCCTCTTCAACAAGGATGTGAGCGATAGCTGGTTCCTCATGATTATCACCGCCACAGTCGGTGCCTGTATCCTGCTGTGGATCGTCGGAGCGATTACGGGCCGCAAGAAATAA